Proteins encoded by one window of Glycine soja cultivar W05 chromosome 15, ASM419377v2, whole genome shotgun sequence:
- the LOC114387902 gene encoding uncharacterized protein At4g15545-like isoform X1, producing the protein MSQQGTGSVVDFDLPDEILSVIPTDPYQQLDLARKITSMAIASRVSSLESDASRLRQKLLEKDRIILDLEDRLSSLTRASHQSDSTLNTALNENIKLTKERDQLAATVKKLSRDFAKLETFKKQLMQSLTDDNALHAETTDIGTCDQSVPKAYPDKDDDRSGNMAHHSYNGPADVGKTNDEASRYSGQRFSLTPYITPRLTPTGTPKVISTAGSPRGYSAAVSPKKTSGFTSPTKLPYDGRTSLSSWYSSSQQSSAANSPPRGRSLPGRTPKIDGKEFFRQARSRLSYEQFSAFLANIKELNAQKQTREETLRKADEIFGSDNKDLYLSFQGLLNRNAR; encoded by the exons ATGTCGCAGCAGGGCACAGGTTCAGTGGTGGATTTCGACCTCCCCGACGAGATTCTGTCGGTGATACCAACGGACCCATACCAGCAGCTGGATCTGGCTCGCAAGATAACCTCCATGGCCATTGCCTCCCGTGTCTCTTCTCTCGAATCCGATGCATCTCGCCTCCGCCAGAAGCTTCTCGAAAAGGACCGAATCATCCTCGACCTCGAAGACCGCCTCTCCTCCCTCACCCGCGCTTCCCACCAATCCGACTCCACCCTCAACACCGCCCTCAACGAAAAC ataaAGCTTACGAAGGAGAGGGATCAATTGGCAGCAACAGTGAAGAAGCTAAGTCGAGACTTCGCCAAG ttggagacatttaaaaaacaattgatgCAGTCGCTAACTGATGACAATGCATTG CATGCTGAAACTACAGATATTGGAACCTGTGACCAATCAGTTCCAAAGGCATATCCTGATAAGG ATGATGATCGAAGTGGCAATATGGCACATCATTCATACAATGGCCCTGCAGATGTGGGTAAAACAAATGACGAAG CTTCCAGGTATTCAGGGCAAAGGTTTTCTTTGACCCCATATATCACACCACGTCTTACACCGACGGGAACTCCAAAGGTGATTTCAACGGCTGGGTCTCCTAGAGGATATTCTGCAGCTGTATCACCCAAGAAAACTTCTGGTTTTACCTCTCCTACAAAACTTCCATATGATGGGCGCACATCTCTCTCTTCATGGTATTCATCTAGTCAGCAGTCATCAGCAGCAAACTCCCCACCACGGGGACGATCGCTTCCAg GTCGAACTCCAAAGATTGATGGAAAGGAGTTTTTTCGTCAGGCCAG GAGTCGCCTTTCATATGAGCAGTTCAGTGCATTTCTTGCCAACATAAAGGAATTAAATGCTCAGAAGCAAACACGGGAG GAAACTTTAAGAAAAGCAGATGAGATATTTGGGTCAGATAACAAAGATCTGTACTTATCTTTTCAAGGATTGCTTAACCGTAATGCACGCTAG
- the LOC114386080 gene encoding uncharacterized protein LOC114386080 has product MAKQIMVRTRGLGRALGQVTSRGVGRGDRDDSDDAPQRRRPTASAQRQRVAVTATHAEPVIPAPDVQDDRMEAPAAVEDIVADIPVDTGAKAAEDAHEGFPGGPSDPSVLTLYADHVACSVWTGEDAPELKLSSHGRKVHSLGTPIPAIEGLVAVEPVPVIEVSSSEEDLDENLEELPPEPAMDAPDLPEDDEDPLSDVDSPEDFMSAFEADSTEESGPRGTCWIYEHFLSVADSTADQEYDEDSPRACRWIATKKIVKRIRMPAYRERLDRLQIPNVCWIPYGEHREVRDFHVRSCYSGLLRWGPVAIYYRPERVVRQFGYTQTIPAPPVDS; this is encoded by the exons atggCAAAGCAG atcatggttaggactAGAGGATTAGGTCGTGCCTTAGGTCAGGTTACTAGCAGAGGTGTGGGCAGAGGAGATCGTGATGATTCCGATGATGCTCCGCAGCGTCGACGGCCTACTGCATCCGCACAGAGGCAGCGAGTCGCTGTGACTGCAACACACGCTGAGCCAGTCATCCCTGCGCCAGATGTTCAGGATGACCGGATGGAGGCACCAGCCGCTGTGGAGGACATTGTGGCAGACATTCCTGTGGACACAGGCGCAAAGGCTGCTGAGGACGCGCATGAGGGATTTCCGGGTGGTCCGAGCGACCCATCCGTGTTGACCCTGTATGCGGATCACGTTGCTTGCAGCGTATGGACGGGAGAg gacgcTCCTGAATTGAAGCTATCCTCTCATGGGAGGAAGGTCCACAGTTTAGGCACGCCTATCCCTGCCATTGAGGGACTTGTTGCTG TTGAGCCGGTTccagtgatagaggtgtcatcctctgaagaggatCTTGACGAGAAcctagaggagttacctcctgaacctgCTATGGATGCCCCTGACTTAccagaggatgatgaggacccgCTCTCTGATgttgattctccagaggatTTTATGTCAGCAtttgaggcagactctacagaggagagtggCCCTAGAGGGACA TGCTGGATTTATGAGCACTTTCTGTCGGTCGCGGACTCCACTGCTGATCAGGAGTACGACGAGGATTCTCCGCGTGCGTGTAGGTGGATTGCGACCAAGAAGATTGTGAAGAGAATTCGTATGCCGGCGTACAGGGAGCGCCTGGATCGACTCCAGATTCCGAATGTCTGTTGGATCCCTTATGGGGAGCACCGAGAGGTCCGGGACTTCCATGTCAGATCATGCTATTCCGGTCTCTTGCGCTGGGGGCCTGTTGCTATTTATTACCGACCGGAGAGGGTCGTGCGGCAGTTTGGCTACACGCAGACCATTCCTGCTCCTCCTGTCGATTCATGA
- the LOC114386815 gene encoding uncharacterized protein LOC114386815, with the protein MHYKDHIIPAGDVCVVPGQCSSDYMDWFFRISHPFMTPGHTLDPLPHGHAPQPQVVPQAPQTDIPRVPEPGASSTSAEEPRHAVEVCDDIAERLERHLILGVVTPGSSTMR; encoded by the exons ATGCACTACAAGGATCATATCATTCCAGCAGGTGATGTGTGCGTTGTGCCAGGCCAGTGTTCCAGTGACTACATGGACTGGTTCTTCCGCATCTCCCATCCTTTCATGACACCAGGCCACACATTAGATCCTCTGCCTCATGGTCACGCCCCGCAGCCCCAAGTCGTCCCTCAGGCCCCGCAGACGGATATCCCTCGCGTGCCGGAGCCAGGAGCATCGTCGACATCTGCGGAGGAGcctagacatgcagtg GAAGTTTGTGATGACATTGCTGAGAGGTTGGAGCGCCATCTGATTCTAGGGGTGGTCACGCCTGGCTCATCGACAATGAGGTGA
- the LOC114387902 gene encoding uncharacterized protein At4g15545-like isoform X2 translates to MSQQGTGSVVDFDLPDEILSVIPTDPYQQLDLARKITSMAIASRVSSLESDASRLRQKLLEKDRIILDLEDRLSSLTRASHQSDSTLNTALNENIKLTKERDQLAATVKKLSRDFAKLETFKKQLMQSLTDDNALHAETTDIGTCDQSVPKAYPDKDDDRSGNMAHHSYNGPADVGKTNDEASRYSGQRFSLTPYITPRLTPTGTPKVISTAGSPRGYSAAVSPKKTSGFTSPTKLPYDGRTSLSSWYSSSQQSSAANSPPRGRSLPAFSLQFLIGMLSI, encoded by the exons ATGTCGCAGCAGGGCACAGGTTCAGTGGTGGATTTCGACCTCCCCGACGAGATTCTGTCGGTGATACCAACGGACCCATACCAGCAGCTGGATCTGGCTCGCAAGATAACCTCCATGGCCATTGCCTCCCGTGTCTCTTCTCTCGAATCCGATGCATCTCGCCTCCGCCAGAAGCTTCTCGAAAAGGACCGAATCATCCTCGACCTCGAAGACCGCCTCTCCTCCCTCACCCGCGCTTCCCACCAATCCGACTCCACCCTCAACACCGCCCTCAACGAAAAC ataaAGCTTACGAAGGAGAGGGATCAATTGGCAGCAACAGTGAAGAAGCTAAGTCGAGACTTCGCCAAG ttggagacatttaaaaaacaattgatgCAGTCGCTAACTGATGACAATGCATTG CATGCTGAAACTACAGATATTGGAACCTGTGACCAATCAGTTCCAAAGGCATATCCTGATAAGG ATGATGATCGAAGTGGCAATATGGCACATCATTCATACAATGGCCCTGCAGATGTGGGTAAAACAAATGACGAAG CTTCCAGGTATTCAGGGCAAAGGTTTTCTTTGACCCCATATATCACACCACGTCTTACACCGACGGGAACTCCAAAGGTGATTTCAACGGCTGGGTCTCCTAGAGGATATTCTGCAGCTGTATCACCCAAGAAAACTTCTGGTTTTACCTCTCCTACAAAACTTCCATATGATGGGCGCACATCTCTCTCTTCATGGTATTCATCTAGTCAGCAGTCATCAGCAGCAAACTCCCCACCACGGGGACGATCGCTTCCAg CCTTTTCACTTCAGTTCTTGATTGGAATGTTATCTATCTAA